The following coding sequences are from one Candidatus Poribacteria bacterium window:
- a CDS encoding cation acetate symporter encodes MNVQAWTFVMVGLSFALYIGVALWSKARSTGDFYVAGSNVHPVVNGMATAADWMSAASFIAMAGMISFMGRDGSVYLLGWTGGYVLLALLLAPYLRKFGKYTVPDFVGDRYYSQLARIVAVVCAIFVSFTYVAGQMRGVGIVFSRFLNVNVETGVLIGMGIVFFYAVLGGMKGITYTQVAQYCVLIFAYLVPAIFISILITGNAIPQLGLMGKVADGSGLYLLDRLNGLNEELGFHLYTGGSKATIDVFFITAALMLGTAGLPHVIIRFYTVRKASEARISAGWALLFIAILYTTAPAVAVFARTNLLKTVRYEQNGELRDVKYEDVPTWFKNWEATGLIEFNDVNGDGAIQYRGPKSDVENELTIDRDIMVLANPEIAKLPNWVVGLVAAGGLAAALSTAAGLLLVISTAVAHDLLKGAIIPTLQEKQELVAARIAAGVAVCIAGYFGINPPDFVAPVVAFAFGLAASSFFPAIVMGIFSKRMNKEGAISGMIVGITFTAAYIIYFKFISPELNTSEHWLWGISPEGIGTLGMVLNFIVSIGVAALTPPPPDEVQALVEDIRVP; translated from the coding sequence ATGAACGTACAAGCATGGACATTTGTGATGGTGGGCCTCTCCTTCGCGTTGTATATCGGTGTGGCACTCTGGTCGAAGGCACGTTCGACAGGGGATTTCTATGTCGCAGGAAGCAATGTGCATCCAGTTGTCAACGGCATGGCAACAGCGGCGGACTGGATGAGCGCAGCATCCTTTATCGCAATGGCAGGCATGATCTCCTTTATGGGACGTGATGGCTCCGTTTATCTGCTCGGATGGACGGGTGGCTACGTGCTACTCGCATTGTTATTGGCACCCTACCTCCGTAAATTCGGTAAGTACACAGTCCCTGACTTCGTCGGCGACCGATACTACTCGCAATTGGCTCGGATCGTCGCTGTGGTGTGTGCGATTTTTGTCTCCTTTACTTACGTAGCCGGACAGATGCGTGGTGTCGGTATTGTCTTTTCTCGGTTTCTGAATGTCAATGTTGAAACCGGTGTGCTTATCGGTATGGGTATTGTGTTCTTTTACGCCGTACTTGGGGGTATGAAGGGCATTACATATACACAGGTTGCGCAGTATTGTGTGTTGATTTTTGCATATCTCGTCCCTGCGATTTTTATCTCTATCCTCATTACAGGCAACGCTATCCCTCAGTTGGGATTGATGGGAAAGGTAGCAGATGGTTCAGGGCTATACCTCTTAGATCGCCTCAACGGTTTGAACGAAGAATTGGGGTTTCACCTATATACAGGTGGCAGTAAAGCCACCATTGATGTCTTTTTTATTACAGCGGCGTTGATGTTAGGAACAGCGGGACTTCCACACGTGATTATCCGTTTCTATACGGTGCGAAAAGCCTCGGAAGCCCGGATCTCTGCAGGGTGGGCACTACTGTTCATCGCGATTCTCTATACCACCGCACCAGCAGTCGCTGTGTTTGCCCGGACAAATCTCCTCAAAACCGTCAGATATGAACAGAACGGTGAATTGAGAGATGTCAAATATGAGGATGTACCGACATGGTTTAAAAATTGGGAAGCAACGGGGTTAATTGAGTTCAACGATGTGAACGGTGATGGTGCTATTCAGTACCGAGGACCGAAATCTGATGTCGAGAATGAACTTACAATTGATCGGGACATCATGGTATTGGCGAACCCTGAGATCGCGAAACTTCCGAACTGGGTTGTCGGGTTGGTTGCTGCTGGTGGTTTAGCAGCCGCACTCTCAACGGCGGCAGGTTTGCTGTTAGTGATTTCGACCGCAGTCGCACATGATCTCCTCAAGGGGGCAATTATACCAACACTACAGGAGAAGCAGGAATTGGTTGCCGCACGCATCGCTGCAGGTGTCGCTGTCTGTATCGCTGGATATTTCGGCATAAACCCACCGGACTTTGTAGCCCCGGTCGTAGCGTTCGCTTTTGGACTTGCGGCGAGCTCCTTCTTCCCTGCGATTGTTATGGGTATCTTTTCTAAACGCATGAACAAGGAAGGTGCCATCAGCGGTATGATTGTTGGGATCACCTTTACAGCTGCGTATATCATCTATTTCAAATTTATCAGTCCAGAACTCAACACATCGGAGCACTGGTTATGGGGCATTTCACCTGAGGGAATCGGAACCCTCGGTATGGTGCTAAATTTCATAGTGTCTATTGGTGTTGCTGCCCTGACACCACCGCCACCGGATGAGGTGCAAGCACTCGTTGAGGACATTCGGGTGCCTTAA
- a CDS encoding DUF4212 domain-containing protein — translation METSEKNKVYWRKNLQYLAILLGIWFITSYLCSIVFVDQLDKIQIRGYRLGFYFAQQASIWIFVELIFVYAWLMNRLERKYTQQEDEEGTEQS, via the coding sequence ATGGAAACATCGGAAAAAAATAAGGTATATTGGCGGAAAAACCTGCAATACCTCGCCATTTTATTGGGAATTTGGTTTATCACCTCGTATTTATGCTCAATTGTATTTGTTGATCAACTGGACAAAATCCAAATCAGAGGCTATCGTCTCGGTTTTTATTTTGCGCAACAAGCATCGATCTGGATTTTCGTTGAACTTATTTTTGTTTATGCATGGCTGATGAACCGTCTGGAGAGGAAATATACACAACAGGAAGATGAGGAGGGCACAGAACAATCATGA